From the genome of Loxodonta africana isolate mLoxAfr1 chromosome 4, mLoxAfr1.hap2, whole genome shotgun sequence:
ATATGTTTCTTCATCATcatcctttaataattatatttgATACATATCATTAAGTAATATGTTTGATGCAGGATGGACAATAGATTTAGGTAAGACCTAATAATGGCTTCACATAGCATAATCAGCCTGTCTGTTCAGGCTGTAGTAAAAGGTTGGAGTAGTTAGTGTAATTAAGTGCTCTATGACTATATAATATCAAATTGTGAATTTTGTGCTAACATTTGTTATTGCTTATTTTTGTAGAAATGTTATGGCTCTTCGAAATCATTTAGCTTCAAGTACACCTGCCACAGATTATTTTCTGCAACAAAAAGACTATTTCATCATTTTCCTCCTGATTTTGCTTCAAGTCATAATAAACTTCATGTTTAAGTAGACATTCTTTACAATTGAATCAGTGAACTGGAATAATCAGATTTGGCTTGGGACCGATGTTCAAGTTGGTTTGGTCTTTATTAAGACACCACAATATTTCTAGAACAAAAAACCTTAGAGATAAATGTAGAGATGTTGACCTTTCATACCTTTTATCCTTAACCTGAAACAGAAGCTATCCTATTTGGTTATTAAAGTGAGCTACATATTAAGTGCCAGAACATTTCTAGCTTTTGTGAGCGTGTCTACATGTGAATATAATAAGTCCACATGTATACACAATGTCACTTACATACTCTTATCTGGCATTAGTCTTTGTATTCTATAGTATGTTCTGAGATATATCGTTAACATTGTTCGTAACAAAGACGCTATCAATCTTATAAATAGATGTAATCTATTTCCTTCACAAAACTTTTATCAATAAAGAATTACAGAATGGGAAATGATGGATTAATAGACATAAATAATTCAGTATGCTGTACTGTTAAAAAGAAATCATTTTCAAAACACCCAGCTAAATTATCGAGAAACAGTGAGAAAAAAGTGTGAATGGTCAAAATTGATATATTGAGAAAGATGGCAAAATGTTTTTGAAAGTTTAAGATTTTTTTGAATCTTTTTTATATGTTCATATGTGTATATCAATGTAAAAACTGGTATTCAGCTACTTGGATCGATTGATTATATCTTTATCATACTTACATGATATCACTTTAAGCACTTGTTGTTAAAAAAGTATGAATGGTCGAAGTATATTGCTgttcttttttgttatttttgtttttttttaagtcatctgATCCATAACATAGGCCAAATTCTAGAGTAGAGCATATGAAATACTGATAATTCATGCTTTCTCATTATGATCAGCTTATTCTTGCTTTCATTTAGATCTTAGTGTGTCAGTAAATGAGTAGAAAAATTATAACCAATATTTTACTTCAAAAGCCAAAAAGAGAAAGGCAAGAAGAAAAAGTGGTAGCATTTATACGTACATTATAATTGGTTTCTTTAAAATGTGCAATAAGTTGAGCGTGTAAGAAGAACATCAAGTTCCCATGTTTAATTCTTcattatccctctctgttcttagTAACTTCATTCTGTGGCAAAACCACAAATCTCCCTGATTCCTTTTGTTCAGGATCAGGCATACTTTTTtctaaagttctttttttttttttttttttcaatttaacatTTTGACTTCATGTTTTTTGCGTAAGTTTTTATAATCCTCGGTAGCAATTTTTGCAAATgtagttagctttaggaatgtaAGCTATATCTTATAATCCTGAAAGCATAGATTTTGAAATGGTTATTAATGAAAATGAAGGTCAGATAGTAATTGCTCTGACCACATTTGCCTTTGAcaaagaagagactagaagaaATTACAGTCAATTTTATACCATGATAAATATAAAACCAAGGGATGATTGCTAAATTACGAAAATTGAAAATGAtagagcctgtttttttttttcttcctctaacCAATATAGCAATGGCTTTAACGAATATAGCAACCTTAAGTATATAATTTATGTGATCTTTAGGTTTCTATGAAGAGCCATTTCCCATGTATTGTTGGCAAAACAATACTGTATTCCAAgtgtacatgtaaaaatattttttaagttgaTTAAAGCATAAATAAGATGTACCTATATCCAGTATTTTCATGACCTCACTAGAACGGGTGATTTTTTTGGTTGCATTTCATATTTTTGTCAATACAATTTTTGTACTCACATTCTGTTACCCATGTAATGCTCAACTGCATACTCATTGATATATGATATTTTGTAAATATTGTACAATTAGATCTTTTTTTATGGTTTAAATTAGTATTAACGTGTCTGTATTATATATAATTTGATGGTCTGATCACAAAAATCATCATTAAATcctgaaaaaatattttgttggtGACCCAACTTGGGATTTTGGTCTTACCCCGTGTGTGTTACATTCATTTGGTCTACATAGTGTTTTATCTATATAGGTATCTTCTAAGACTGGAAAAgtagttttttctttattttttattttattttatcattttttttagggTAGATGTTATGGTTCTTACCCAAGGAGTCAAAAACTATTTCATGAGAAAGAGCAGGGctactgttatagattgaattctgtccccccaaaatatgtgttacaaatcctaaattctatgcctgtggttataatctcatttgggaatgggttgtctttatcttgttaatgaggcaggattagtgtagggtgtatgttgagtcaatctcttttgcaatataaaagagattaaacaagccagcagagcagagatgggagaagagcgATGGtaaaccacatgaagattgcccaggagcagaactTCAGAAGAGAcgaagacctttctccagagctgacaggaagaaaacctttccctagagctggcaccctgaattgaatttggacttctagcctcctgaactgtgagaaaataaacttctgtttgttgaagccatccacttgtggtatttctgtcatagaaaaaataaataaataagactttCTTATACACTAAAAGCATATACCTATTCTGATAGTCCTCTTATGCTTTTAGCTGTATGAGTTCCTTTCTGTGAACTGAACACAAAACTCAGGTATTGGTGGCTTAGTTCTAGATCAGTGCTTATCGTAAGTAGGCTTAGGGTATGAATCCTTTAAAACACATAACTTTGTATTTAACCATAATATGTAATTAATTTTACATGTTTTATACCTGAGTTTAATCTTTCTTCACACATGGATTCATAAAAATTGTGATTTAGTGCTAGTTGTCTGAGAGCCTCATGATGGTTTCTAGGATTTAAGACCTACCTTATGACCAGTTTTTTTCATTTGATCAAAACATTTTCTCATGAAATTTTatataattattgatatgtgTGCATTTCTTTTTTAGCTGTTAAATGTATTATGCCTTCAGTTATCCACCATTTAGTGAGATGTAACTTTACATGCaggaaaagtaaataaataaaacctgttgctgtggaattgattccgactcatagcaaccctacaggacagagaagaactgccccatagagtttccaaggagcacctggtggattccaactgccgaccttttggttagcagccataggacttaaccactatgctaccagagtttccaagtaaataaataaaaaaaaaaaaaatagggcatgTGAAATGTTAAGTTTCAGCAACAgctatttttcttgtatttcttgtCACTATTTTTTGTATCACTTATAAAGGTACAGTGTAGTCTTTGTCACAACTCAGTTGGCAACTTCATTCCATTGAAAAGCTGGCCTTATGAAGTATAACCTTCATGTAGTATTCACACTTTTGTGCCTTTAAGAAAATCTTTTTTGTCATCTTTGTGTTACAGAACTTTAACATGATTCAGAGTGTTTATAGGCTTGTCATTAAAAGGTCATTTATTTGtgtacattttatttccttttatatagCAAATAATAATGCTGTACTTTTATAAGGGTTTGTCTATTTCCCTATTTCAGATATGTTCTCTACTCTCAGACTTCATTGAGATAGACTTGGCAGATTATCTGAGTATTGTAAACTGTGCCTTTTTGATGGAATTCACACTGTTTGGTATCATCTTGTGCCATATACACAAAATTTTGTGGGAGACTGTTTTAACTTCTTGAAGAATATCTTAGTCAAGTatgtaagaaaaaaatgtttaaaattccATTTTTCCAATGTTAGCATTCCTAGTGAGTGAGCAAtgaatattttcttgtttttgttttttgtttggcaTATAGTGATGATGGCATTATTGATAAGCCACATGACACTGCAGATTATTTGAATTATGTTAAatgtaaataaaacattaaacttAAAATTTATaccaaattttttattttgagccAATGGAGGAAAATCCTACAGAAGTCAGTAACTTTACACTTCAGTTTCTATCTTATTTGACTAACTGGAAAAGAGATTCTTTAAAATGTATAACCTGCCACTATTACGTAATTTGGTTTTGTTTCGTTCTACTTAGTGTGAATTTATCATATTTACTTTTTGTTAGTCTTAACATactgtttgtttttgttacagTTTTTAATTGAAGATGGACTATTCAAATTGTATAGGACCAGTGTCAATATGATTAACATATTTAAAAGAGCCAGAAGAAACCCATGACAAAATGAATGTGAATTtactttctaaaatattttgaaaattttatccTTCTGCACTTATCATGTAAAATTATTTTAGTTTTACAAtattaaattttttcatttaaagaaaaatgccATGGAACATTTGAACTGATGAGCCACAGaatttcagttttttgttttgttttgtttttttagcatGCTACCTGTATATCTAAGTTAAACCTTCTGCTTAGTGGCTATTTATAAATTCAGGCACTACCACTGGTCAgttttgtataacagaatgaaagtaCGTTATCTACAGTGTAAGTATAGCACGCTGTCAAATTCTTTTCCTTAAGGTGCATAGTATAATGTACAATAGTCATAGGTTACTATTTTGTAATGTATTAATTTCTAATCTGTTATTGCTAACCTATTATAAATGTTTGCAGAGACAAAagaattgaattttttaaatgatctGTATAATTATGCTGACTTCTACAAGGAGGCattctaaataaaattttaaaaaagagcaaactgaTCAAAAAGACCGTTGACTATAAATATGGTGACTAAATTACATAgtgctaatttttattattattttaatttagttTGGAGTAATTGCAAAGAATGGTGAAAGGTTTTGGAATGGATTTAACAGAATCtctactataaaaaaatttttttttttctactatatGCTTTACTTGGTGCTTTAAATCCTTCTTGAATCCTATAACAACCTTAAGTGGAAGTTAGATTTTATAGATAGACTTGAAGTGGACGATAGCTGGATTTTTCTAGGTTTCTTGGGTACTGTGGAATCATTTTTGACTCAGGATGACCCGAAGTGAGAGCAGaactcaatagggttttcttggatataatctttagggaagcaaattATCAGGCTAAGATAAATGACTCTAAAAGCTGCACAGTAAAAGTGATACTGAGCACAAATTTGAACTTGTCAGTCTGTGTCTGACTCGTGCCCTTGCTCTTTCCACTGTACTCTTAAAGAACTCTGATCTTAGCACTTTATTTTCAAATGTTAGGAATACTCCACTGCTCAAAGTAACGTAACCCTTTTGTGATGGGTaccaataaaccagttgccattgagtggactcctactcatggctaccccatgtgtttcagagtagaactgttccataggattttcaatggctgatttttcagacacagaccaccaggcctttcttctgaggtgactctgcgtggacttgaacttcaaccctttggttagcgactaagcgtgttaaccatttgttccaccccaaaccaaaccatacTGAATGCACTTAGATGAGTTCCAAGAAGTCATTCCTCTCTGGTTTCCCTCCCTTTTTCGACTGCCCCCCCCATTCCATTCTTGGgctccccattcttgcttctggcTGATAGTCAGTTGGTTCAGTCTTATTAATTGGAGGGGAAGAGAAAAGGAGGGCCTAAGATTTCTCCTGTTCTGTGCTGAGGATTGAGGGGAAAGGAAAACAGGTTGTTCAACCTCAATGCAACACctacaaaataaatcattttctTGCTAATATTGGTCACATGCTGTATCTCGAATAGGTGTTGTGCTATTATGCCAATCTTAATCTTCTCCACCTTACAAAATGTATCCTTTCTTTGGATGGTGAGCCAGGAGAGTAGTGACCTGCCAGAGTAATTCTGTAGGTATGCTAGAAGTATTTGAGTGTTACTGTATGGTAAACATTCTCACCCTTCTCAAAAccctgtgatttttcttttacatGTCTATTTTCTCATGGAGAGAAGTGGGAACCAAGGAGATTACTTCCTGAATGTCAGAGATAAGTAAATGGCAGAGAAAACCCAAAGCCCCATGTTCTTAACCAATTCATCCTCAAGAGAGTGTGTCTACCCTTTAATGTATGAAACAGTGTGGTCTTTGTGCCTTTGAATGTACCCAGTAATCTTAGGGCACTATTTTATTAAAGCTTACCGATGTAGTTAAATGACTTAAGTCTTAACATCTATCACCACtgctaaagaaaaaataaatggtgGTGGCTGAGGTTTTATAGTAATACCTGAGCCCAGGAAATGTGGCAAAGACCCGTGCGGAAAGAACAAAACCTGCAGCTTATAACCGCTTTCCATCTGTCCTGCATCCTGAAACTGCTTTCGAAAATGGGAAGCGTGAAAGCGACTGATGGGGTGTGGACAGAGTATGCGGGAAGCCAAAGTAGAGCGTCTGCTACAAAACGAGAGTCCCTTTACTGGAGGGGAGGGCGCGAACCACCCATGCTGTCCATTCCTTCCCTTATAGGCTGTTGCGCGGACTTCGGAAGTAAGTTTCTCGCAAGACGGCAGGGATTTGGGGGGGCGCTGAAGCCAAAGGAAAGGAATTATTTCACCTAGCGAGCCCGGAGAGGGTTTACGGTTTTGCTGCAGGGATTGTTCCTAGGAAGTTACAGCTTTTTTCTATCTTCGCGGGCTACTGGCCTCACTCCTGCGACTGGCACAGCTATGAACCCTTTTCCGCAGAgcggaaggagaggagagagggacAGCCCGCTCGCCCAACCAAAAAGCCCCGCTGCCCCAGCTTCCGACGTCGTTTCCGCCCTTTCCGCTTCCAGCAACGCCGCGTCCCGTTGGTCTTGGCGTTCCGCAAGTTGGCGGCTGAAGAGACTGAGACGGGAAAGCTATGGCAGCCGCCGCATCTGTGAAGGCTGCGTTGCAGGTTGCCGAGGTGCTGGAAAGCATCGTAAGCAACTGCGTGGGGCCTGAAGGGCGGCAAGTTCTGTGTACGAAACCCACTGGCGAGGTGCTGCTAAGCCGGGACGGAGGCCGCCTCTTGGAGGCGCTACACTTAGACCATCCCATAGCCAGGTACACGCCCCTTACACTATACAAGCCATAGTCGGGCTCCTTAGACTAGCACCCGGCACATCTTGTCCCATCTTTAGGCCATGCTCCTGGAAAAAACTGATTCTATTTGAGACCAGTATCAGCTCAGGGTTAGAGCACTGCCCAGGGGAACGCTCCTGGGCCCCAAATCTTAGCAGCTCTCAAGAACACTTCTCACTCCTATACTCTCCGTCTGACCCAACCCTAGAATTATGGAGTAGAACAAGGTGTAACTTGAGAGAAGAAAAATTGAGAACATATATTCTGTGGAAACATGGTTTTTATCTTGGTTCAGGTACGAGAAGCCAGCTTTTTGAAAATCTGAGctgattcatttcttttttgtacagGATGGTGGTGGCATGTGTTTCCAGTCATCTCAAAAAATCAGGAGATGGTGCTAAAACATTTATTATCCTTCTTTGCCATTTGCTCAGAGGACTCGATGCAGCCACAGACAAAGAAGAGGATTCTTTGATTTCTGAAAATATTCAAACCCATGGAAGGCATTGGAAAAATTGTTGCCAGTGGAAatttatttctcaagctcttcTAAGTTTTCAGACACAAGTCTTAGATTACTTTATGCACCAGTGCTTAAGTAGACACTTTTTGTCCATCTTTTCTTCATCCACTCAAGAGAAAACGTTGTGTAGGAGCTCTGTAGAGTTGCTTTTAGAAGCATACTTTTGTGGAAGAGTGGGAAAAAATAATCACAAATTTATTTCACAGTTGATGTGTGACTACCTTTTCAAGTGTATGGTTTATGAAAGTGGGATTGAAGAAGTATTTGAATTAGTGGATGACTGTTTTGTGGAGTTGAATGTTAGTGTCACTGGCCTTCCTGTTTCAGATTCCAGGATCATAGCCGGACTTGTGCTTCACAGAGATTTTTCTGTGTACTGCCCAGCAGATGGTGACATAAGAGTGGTGATAGTAACGGAAACCATTCAACCTCTTTTTTCAATTTCTGGATCAGAGTTTGTTCTAAATTCAGAAGCACAATTTCAGGCATCTCAATTTTGGATTATGGAAAGGACGAAAGCAATAATGAAATATTTACAAAGCCAGAACATAAAATTGCTCCTATCTAGTGTCAAACAACCGGACTTAGTTATTTATTATGCAGAACTGAATGGCATATCAGTAGTGGAGTGTTTGTCATCAGAAGAAGTTTCTCTCATTCAGAGGATCATTGGTCTTTCTCCTTTTGTACTACCACAGACCTGTTCACAGCATGAAATCTCTAACACTGCTTTGGTGAAATTTTGTAAGCCCCTTATCCTTAAATCCAAAAGGTATGTTCATCTTGGCTTGATTAGCACATGTTTGTTTATACCACACTGTGTAGTTCTTTGTGGACCAGTGCAGGGTCTTGTTGAACAACATGAGGATGCTTTACATGGAGCATTTAAAATGCTACGGCAGTTATTTAAAGACTTTGATATAAGTTACATGACACAAGCCAATGGCCAAAATTATACATCAAGTCCTCTTCTTCATAAGAATAGTAGAGAAAGTGATCTGTTACCAGAAATTGGTAATGACTCAATGCAAAGGTCATATCAGGGCACAGTTGTAAAGAACGAAAATGAACTGACAACCATTCGAACACG
Proteins encoded in this window:
- the BBS10 gene encoding Bardet-Biedl syndrome 10 protein, which encodes MAAAASVKAALQVAEVLESIVSNCVGPEGRQVLCTKPTGEVLLSRDGGRLLEALHLDHPIARMVVACVSSHLKKSGDGAKTFIILLCHLLRGLDAATDKEEDSLISENIQTHGRHWKNCCQWKFISQALLSFQTQVLDYFMHQCLSRHFLSIFSSSTQEKTLCRSSVELLLEAYFCGRVGKNNHKFISQLMCDYLFKCMVYESGIEEVFELVDDCFVELNVSVTGLPVSDSRIIAGLVLHRDFSVYCPADGDIRVVIVTETIQPLFSISGSEFVLNSEAQFQASQFWIMERTKAIMKYLQSQNIKLLLSSVKQPDLVIYYAELNGISVVECLSSEEVSLIQRIIGLSPFVLPQTCSQHEISNTALVKFCKPLILKSKRYVHLGLISTCLFIPHCVVLCGPVQGLVEQHEDALHGAFKMLRQLFKDFDISYMTQANGQNYTSSPLLHKNSRESDLLPEIGNDSMQRSYQGTVVKNENELTTIRTRLIVYSNPEIPGVELETYIPCSISKLTPTDTYETDYTLKCLSQNKTRVIDDRESLIESKFTANSTAENTRIGMSYENVQVTKSVSKGNTLPVSYKSLKSYCSSSIPAGCVLPVGGNFEILLHYYLLNYAKKCQQSEETMVSMLIANALLGIPKILYKSKKGNYSFPQIYIRTLQALQTSQPMVSTQTGLESVAGKYQLLTSVLQCLEKILSIDLVINIKRQPQKVYDQDLEDEL